The following nucleotide sequence is from Salinigranum halophilum.
CCCTCGCTGACCGGTCCTGTCTCGACGAGTCCCCGGTGTCGACGCTCTCACCAGCCGACCCGCGCCGGGAGGTGCCACAGTCTCAAGTCCCCTCGCCGCCTCTCTCCGGAGATGCGCTCTCGTGCTCACCCCCTCTCGGTCCTCGTGGTCGTCGGGTTGCTCGTCCTCGCCGGCTGTACTGCCGGCACCGGCTCGCCGTCTTCCGCCCCGGAGGTCACAGCGACTGCCACACCCGACGGGGAGGGACAGCCATCGGACGGGACGGCCGCCGCGGCGAACGTCTCCGGCACCTTGTCGGTCCACTTCATCAACGTCGGTCAGGGGGACAGCACGCTCATCGTCGGGCCGGCGGGTGAGACGGTTCTGGTCGACACGGGCGACTTCCGTGACGACGGCGCGCACGTCATCGACTACCTCGACTCGCAGGGGGTCGACCGCATCGACGCGCTCGTCTCGACCCACGCCGACGCCGACCACATCGGTGGACACGCGGCCGTCATCGAGTACTACGAGACCGAGAAACGAGGTGTTGGGGCGGTCTACGACCCGGGCGTCGCCGCGTCGACGGCGACGTACGACCGCTACCTCGACACCGTCGAGCAGTACGACGTCCCGCTGTACAGAACGCTCGCGGGTGACCGCATCCCGCTCGACGGCGCGCGAGTGACGGTGCTCGGCCCCCCACAGCCGTACCTCGCCGATGGCGAGCGCAACGACAACAGTATCGTCCTTCGCGTCGCCTTCGGGCGGACGAGCGTGCTCCTCACGGGTGACGCTGGACCCGCCGAGGAGCCGTACCTGGTCGAGAATCACGAGGCAGCGCTCGACGTCACCCTGCTGAAAGTGGGCCACCACGGCAGCAGTTCGAGCACCAGTGCGGCGCTGCTCAACGCCGCGACGCCGAACGCCGCCGTCGTCTCCGCTGCTTACGACTCCCGGTACGGTCACCCTCACGAGGAGGTGTTGGGACGACTCGCCGCCCGGTCGGTGCCGACCTACTGGACGGGGACGCACGGCACCATCGTCGCCACCAGTGACGGCGCGGTGTTCGAGGTCGCCACGCAGGCGGCAGCGACCACTCGCCCACGTGACCTCCGCGTGGACGCGCCCGTCTCGCCCGACACTCGGGGTCCCGTCGTCGTCCGCGCCGCCTACCGCGACACGGAAAGCGGTGGAGCGACGAGCGCGGCGACGACATCACCCGAGACGCGCGTCGAGATTTCGACGATTCACGCCGACGCCGCCGGGGACGACCGCGAGAACCTCACGGACGAGTACGTCGTGGTGACGAACCGCGGTTCCGAGCGGGTCGACCTCTCGGGGTGGGTCCTCACCGACGAGAGCGGCGCGCGGTACACGTTCTCACAGGGGACGGCTCTCGACCCCGGCGAGTCGGTGACCGTCCGGACGGGCGACGGGACCGACACGGCGACGGACCGCTACTGGGACGCCGGCCGCCCGGTGTGGAACAACGACGGCGACACGGTTACCTTGCTTCGGACAGACGGTGGAGTCGTGACGGAGCGCAGCTACTCGTGATCGACCCAGGCACCTACACGGCGACGCTGGACCGGTTCGAAGACGCTCCCGGGACGGAAGTGGCAGTGCTCGTCGTCGAACGCGACGACGAGGCCGTCTCGCAACTGGACCTCCCGGTCGAGGCGATCCCCGACGCGGGTCGACGAGTCGACGCGGTGTTCGACCTCGTGGTCGGCGAGCGCCGCTTCGAACTCACCTACCGCGACGACGAGACGGCCCGCCGCGCCGCGGACGCCCAGTCGCGCTTCGACCGCCTCGCACAGCGCCCGCCCTCTGTCGACGAGTGACCGTGCTCACGCTGGCCGTGTGAATCCACGTGAATTAATTGTGCGCCACCAGTGAGGTCGCTATGGCACGCACACGGCACGGCGACCCCGACTGGTACCGAGACGCCGTCGTCTACTCGCTCGACGTCAAGACGTTCAACGACGCCGACAGGGACGGCTGGGGGGACTTCCAGGGCCTCACAGAGCGCCTCGGCTACCTCGACACCCTGGGCGTCGACTGTCTCTGGTTGCGTCCATTCTTCCCCAGCCCCCTCGAGGACAACGGCTACGACGTCGCCGACTACTACGGCGTCGACTCCCGCGTGGGAACCCTCGGCGACTTCGTCGACTTCGTCGAGGCCGCCCACAGTCGGGGCATCCGCGTCCTCTGCGACATGGTGTTCAACCACACCTCCGACCAGCACCGCTGGTTCCAGCGCGCTCGCGAGGACGCCGGCTCGAAGTACCACGACTACTACCTCTGGACGAGCCACCTCGAGTCGGCGCACAAACGTGGGAACATCTTCCCCGAGTACGAAGACGGCGTCTGGTCGTACGACGACCGCGCGGGCAAACACTACTTCCACCAGTTCTACGGCTTCCAGCCGGACCTGAACGTCTCCAACCCCGCGGTCCAACAGGAGATTCGGAACGTCCTCGAGTTCTGGCTCGACCTCGGCGTCGACGGCTTCCGGATCGACGCCGCCCACCCGATGATGATGCCGAAGGGGCACAACGCGACCACCCTCGACGAGGGCATCGGCTTCTTCCAGCGGATGCGCTCGTGGGTCGACGAGGCGAAATCCGACGCGATACTCATCGCCGAGGCCGACGAGGAACCCGAACATCTCGACCGCTACTTCGGTGAGGGTGAGGGGTTCGACCTCATGTTCAACTTCGTCCTGAACGCCCACCTGACCTACGCCGTGGGTGTCAAGGACACCTGGCCGCTGTACCGCTCGTTCGAGGTGCTCCCCGACGTCTCCGACGTGGGCCAGTGGGCGAACTTCCTGCGGAACCACGACGAGTGGAACCTCCTCAAACTCCCCTGGGACGCGTTCTCGCACGCCCGCGAGTTCTTCGGCGACGACGACGGCGACTCGTGGATATTCGGCCGGGGTCACCGACTCCGCCTCGCCGACCTCTACATCGGCGACCACGACCGCATCGCCTGCGCGCACAGCCTCATGTTCGCGCTGCCGGGCACGCCGGTCGTCCTCTCGGGCGACGAGATCGGGATGGGTGCGGACCTCGACCTCCCCGAGCGCGAGTCGGTCCGCACGCCGATGCAGTGGTCGAACAACGAACACGGCGGCTTCTCCACGGCGAGCGAGGCCGACCTCTACCACCCCGTCATCGACGAGGGACAGTACGGGTATCAAGAGATCAACGTCGCCGACCAGCGTCCCGACCCGGATTCGCTCCTCAACCGCATCAGCCGCCTTATCGACGCCCGGACGCTGTGTACGGAACTCTCGACGGGCGAGTTCTCCATCGTCGACGTCGAGCCGAAGGAGGTGTGGGTCCACCGCATCGACCAGGGCCGGACGGCGCTGTTGACCGCACACAACCTCGCGGCCGAACCACGGACCGTGACCGTCGACTTCGACGCGCCGGCCGATGCGACCACGAGGGTCGTCGGTGGCGGCGATTTCACCATCGAGGACGGCCGCGTGACGTTCGAGATGGATGCCACCGACTACGTGTGGCTCCGTGGCGACACCCGCGGCGAGCGCGTGCCGCTGGGCTCGCCCTGACTGGCGCGTCCCGCTCGACACCGTCGCCAGCGCCCCGAATCGGTCGGAACCGACGACTGTCCCGTCTCCCCGACTATTTTGTGTACCCTCCCAGAAAGCAAAAAACATATTTCGCGTAGCCGCAACCGCCGACACGACCCCCGCATGACAGCGCACGACCCTGCGGACGTCAGCCCCTCACTCGGCCCCGAGTCGCTGACGCGAGCGTTCGCCGTCCTCGCCGACACGCGGCGACGCGCGGCGGTTCGCTACCTCCACCGACACCCGTCGCTCAGCCTCCCCACGCTCGCCGACGGGGTGGCAGAGCGTGAGGCGAACGCCCCGTTACGGGACATCGACCCGGACGAGGTGCGGGAGGTGTACCTCTCGCTGTACCACACGCACGTCCCGGCGCTGGAGGACGCGTCGGTCGTCACGTACGACCAAGAGTGCGACTGGGTGACTCGCCGTGACACCTGCCAGTGCGAACTGGTGTACGCCGTCCTCGAGTCCGCGCCGTCGCCGCCGGACGACGTGCGCTTCGGCTGACCGGGGCGGTTCGACCCGAAAAAAGAACGAACGCGCGGTCGGGAGCGCTACCGCAGGCGGGCCGCGATGGCTTCCTGGAGGTCCTCGCGGAGTTCGTCGACCTCGATCTCCTCGAGGACGGGCACGAAGAAGCCCTCGACGAGCATGTTGCGGGCCTGTCGCTCCGGGATGGTGCGCGACATCATGTAGAACAGGTCCTCCTTGTCGACCTGTCCGACCGTCGCCGAGTGTGACGCCTCGGTGTCGTGGTTGTGGATGATGAGCTTTGGCGAGGCGTCGGCTTCGGAGTCGTCCGAGAGCATCAGCGTGTTCTCGCGCTGGTACGACGAGGTGTCCCACGCGTCGCGGCCGACGTCCTGGACGCCCTCGTACACCGAGCGGGCCTCCTCGTCGAGGACGCCGCGGGTGACGAGGTCGGCCGTCGTATGCTCGCCCTTGTGCCAGACGCGGGCGTTGACGTCGAAGTGCTGGTCGTCGTGACCGAAGAACGCGCCGACGATCTTCGTCTCCGAGGAGTCGCCGTTGAGTTCGGTCTCGATGTCCGAGCGGGTGAGCCGCGAGCCGATGTTCCCCTCGATGAAGTTGACCGAGGAGTACGTGTCGGCGTCGCCGCGCTTCAGCGTGTAGTTGTACGTCTCCTCGTCTAGGTCCTGTAAGGAGCCGTACTGGACGTAGGAGTTCTCGCCGGCGTCGACCTCGACGAGGCCGCTGTAGTAACGCATCCCCTCGCCGTCGTAGGGCTCGGAGGACTGCCGCTCCAGAATCGTCACGGACGCGGACTCCTCGGTGACGACGAGCGTGTGGTTGAACAGCGACCGACCCTCCATCCGGGTCCGGATCTTCACGTCCTCGGCGTCGACGCCTTCGGGGACGTACACGAGCGTCCCCGAGGAGAACAGCGCCACCGAGAGCGCGGTCAGGTAGTCCCGCTCGGGGTCGATGACCGACCCGAAGGAGTCGCGGACGACCTCCTCGTACTCGTCGAGCGCGTCGACGAACGAGAGGACCTCAACGTCCGAATCGGGGACGACGAGGTCGCGCTCTTCGGTCTGTGCGAGCGGGTCGACGAGTTCCTCGAAGTCGAACTGCTCGAGGTTCGTCCACCGGCGGCCGGGCGTCTGGATGACGTCCGGCAGCTCGACGTCGGGGAGCGCCGCCAGAGCGCTCAGGCGTGTCTCGAGGAGCCACTCGGGCTCGCCGCGCTCCTCGGAGAGCTTCCGTACCGTCTCTTCGGAGATGTTGGCTGGCAGTGTCGCGGACATCTATCCGAGGCTTCCCTCCATCTCGAGCTCGACCAGACGGTTCAGCTCGACCGCGTACTCGATGGGCAGCTCCTCCGTGATGGGCTCGATGAAGCCCGAGACGATCATCTGCTTGGCGTCGTCGTCGTCCAGTCCACGGGACTGGAGGTAGAAGACGTCCTCGTCGCCGATCTTGCCGACCGTGGCCTCGTGGGCGACGTCGACGGTCGACTCGTTGATCTCCATGTACGGCATCGTGTCCGACGTGGACTCGTTGTCGAACATCAGCGCGTCACACTCGACTGCCGTCGAGGAGTCGTGTGCGCCGTCCGCGATGTGGACCAGTCCGCGGTAGTTCGTGCGGCCGCCGTCCTTGGAGATAGACTTCGACTCGATGGTCGACTTCGTCTCCGGAGCGTTGTGGTACACCTTCGCGCCCGTGTCGATGTTCTGACCCTTGCCGGCGAACGCGATGGTGATGTGGTTGTCCGACGCACCGCGGCCCTTGAGGATCGAGGCGGGGTACAGCATGGTGGCCTTCGAGCCCATCGAGCCCGAAATCCACTCCATGCGGCCGTTCTTCTCGACGATGGCGCGCTTGGTGTTGAGGTTGTAGGTGTTCTTCGACCAGTTCTGCACCGTCGAGTACTGGACGTGAGCGTCCTCGCCGACGAAGACCTCGACTCCGCCGGAGTGGAGGTTGAACGCCGAGTACTTCGGCGCGCTGCAGCCTTCGATGTAGTGGACCTCGCTGCCCTCCTCGGCGACGATGAGCGTGTGCTCGAACTGGCCCATCCCCTCCGAGTTCATCCGGAAGTACGCCTGGACGGGCATGTCGACCGTCACGTCTTCGGGGACGTAGACGAACGACCCGCCGGACCAGATGGCCCCGTGGAGCGCGGCGAACTTGTTGTCCGATGGGGGCACGCACTTCGTCATGAAGTACTCGCGGACGATGTCCTCGTGCTCCTGGACGGCCTTGTCCATGTTGCAGAAGACGACCCCCTTCTCCTCCCAGCGTTCCTGCATGTTCTGGTAGACGACCTCGGACTCGTACTGGGCACCCACGCCGGAGAGGGCGTTCTTCTCGGCTTCCGGGATACCCAGCTTGTCGAAGGTGTCCTTGATGTCGTCGGGGAGGTCGGTCCAGTCGTCGACGCCGCCACGGACTTCGACGTCGGGCCGGATGTACGGGACGATCTGGTCGACGTCGACCTCCGAGAGGTCCGGCTGGCCGGGCCAGTCGGTCGGCATCGGCATCTTCTGGAACTGCTTCAGCGCGCGAAGGCGACGCTCCAGCATCCACTCGGGCTCGTCTTTGTCCTCGGAGATGACGCGAATCGTCTCCTCGGTGAGACCCTTTTCGGCCTGGAAGGACGACTTCTGGTCCTTCTTGAACTCGAAGCGGGCTTCGGTGTCTGTCTCTTTGAGGTGGTCTTGTTCGGAACTCATGATGTGTGTGTGATGTGTGTCCGCTTACGCTGCCTCGTACACTTCCTCGCGAACCCAGTCGTAGCCACGGTCTTCGAGCTCTTCGGCGAGGGAGGCGTCGCCGCTCTTGACGACGCGACCGTCGAGCATGATGTGGACGTGGTCGGGTTCGACGTAGTCGAGGATACGCTGGTAGTGGGTGATCTGGAGGATGCCCGTCCCCTGCTCGTCACGGAGCGCGTTGATGCCCTTCGAGACGTCCTGCAGGCGGTCGATGTCCAGTCCGGAGTCGATTTCGTCGAGAACGGCGATCGAGGGCTCGAGGATGGCCGCCTGCAGCACCTCGTTCTGCTTCTTCTCGCCGCCGGAGAAGCCGGCGTTGAGGTACCGCTGGGCGAACTTCGAGTCCATGTCGAGCAGTTCCATCTTCTCCTTGAGGAGCTGCTGGAACTCCGCGACACCGATCTCGCCGTCGTCGGCCGGCCCCTCCATCGGCGAGGTGTCGTAGCCGGCTTCTTCTTCCTCTTCGTCCTCGCCCTCGTCGCCCTCGAAGAGCTCCTCTCGCTCTTCGAGCTTGGCGTTGAGCGCCTGCCGGAGGAAGTTCGTCATCGTGACGCCCTCGATCTCCGCGGGGTACTGGAAGCCGAGGAAGATACCGAGCGCGGCGCGCTCGTTCGGCTCCAGTTCGAGAAGGTCCCACGTCTTCATGTCTTCGGGGATCTCCTCGCCGAACTCGTCGTCGTCGAGGTGGAGCAGGATCTCGCCGTCGGTCACCTCGTAGGCGGGGTGGCCAGCGATGACCTTCGCGGTCGTCGATTTACCCGACCCGTTCGGGCCCATCAGTGCGTGAATCTCGCCGGAGCGTACTTCCAGGTCGACGCCGCGGAGGATCGTTTCGCCGTCTTCTTCCGCGACCTCGGCGTGGAGGTCCTTGATTTCGAGTGTCGCCATTGTTACTGGTGTTCCTCTTTCGGAAGTGGGGG
It contains:
- a CDS encoding ABC transporter ATP-binding protein, translated to MATLEIKDLHAEVAEEDGETILRGVDLEVRSGEIHALMGPNGSGKSTTAKVIAGHPAYEVTDGEILLHLDDDEFGEEIPEDMKTWDLLELEPNERAALGIFLGFQYPAEIEGVTMTNFLRQALNAKLEEREELFEGDEGEDEEEEEAGYDTSPMEGPADDGEIGVAEFQQLLKEKMELLDMDSKFAQRYLNAGFSGGEKKQNEVLQAAILEPSIAVLDEIDSGLDIDRLQDVSKGINALRDEQGTGILQITHYQRILDYVEPDHVHIMLDGRVVKSGDASLAEELEDRGYDWVREEVYEAA
- the sufB gene encoding Fe-S cluster assembly protein SufB; amino-acid sequence: MSSEQDHLKETDTEARFEFKKDQKSSFQAEKGLTEETIRVISEDKDEPEWMLERRLRALKQFQKMPMPTDWPGQPDLSEVDVDQIVPYIRPDVEVRGGVDDWTDLPDDIKDTFDKLGIPEAEKNALSGVGAQYESEVVYQNMQERWEEKGVVFCNMDKAVQEHEDIVREYFMTKCVPPSDNKFAALHGAIWSGGSFVYVPEDVTVDMPVQAYFRMNSEGMGQFEHTLIVAEEGSEVHYIEGCSAPKYSAFNLHSGGVEVFVGEDAHVQYSTVQNWSKNTYNLNTKRAIVEKNGRMEWISGSMGSKATMLYPASILKGRGASDNHITIAFAGKGQNIDTGAKVYHNAPETKSTIESKSISKDGGRTNYRGLVHIADGAHDSSTAVECDALMFDNESTSDTMPYMEINESTVDVAHEATVGKIGDEDVFYLQSRGLDDDDAKQMIVSGFIEPITEELPIEYAVELNRLVELEMEGSLG
- a CDS encoding DUF3006 domain-containing protein, which codes for MIDPGTYTATLDRFEDAPGTEVAVLVVERDDEAVSQLDLPVEAIPDAGRRVDAVFDLVVGERRFELTYRDDETARRAADAQSRFDRLAQRPPSVDE
- a CDS encoding DUF7344 domain-containing protein, encoding MTAHDPADVSPSLGPESLTRAFAVLADTRRRAAVRYLHRHPSLSLPTLADGVAEREANAPLRDIDPDEVREVYLSLYHTHVPALEDASVVTYDQECDWVTRRDTCQCELVYAVLESAPSPPDDVRFG
- a CDS encoding lamin tail domain-containing protein; this translates as MRSRAHPLSVLVVVGLLVLAGCTAGTGSPSSAPEVTATATPDGEGQPSDGTAAAANVSGTLSVHFINVGQGDSTLIVGPAGETVLVDTGDFRDDGAHVIDYLDSQGVDRIDALVSTHADADHIGGHAAVIEYYETEKRGVGAVYDPGVAASTATYDRYLDTVEQYDVPLYRTLAGDRIPLDGARVTVLGPPQPYLADGERNDNSIVLRVAFGRTSVLLTGDAGPAEEPYLVENHEAALDVTLLKVGHHGSSSSTSAALLNAATPNAAVVSAAYDSRYGHPHEEVLGRLAARSVPTYWTGTHGTIVATSDGAVFEVATQAAATTRPRDLRVDAPVSPDTRGPVVVRAAYRDTESGGATSAATTSPETRVEISTIHADAAGDDRENLTDEYVVVTNRGSERVDLSGWVLTDESGARYTFSQGTALDPGESVTVRTGDGTDTATDRYWDAGRPVWNNDGDTVTLLRTDGGVVTERSYS
- a CDS encoding alpha-amylase family protein, giving the protein MARTRHGDPDWYRDAVVYSLDVKTFNDADRDGWGDFQGLTERLGYLDTLGVDCLWLRPFFPSPLEDNGYDVADYYGVDSRVGTLGDFVDFVEAAHSRGIRVLCDMVFNHTSDQHRWFQRAREDAGSKYHDYYLWTSHLESAHKRGNIFPEYEDGVWSYDDRAGKHYFHQFYGFQPDLNVSNPAVQQEIRNVLEFWLDLGVDGFRIDAAHPMMMPKGHNATTLDEGIGFFQRMRSWVDEAKSDAILIAEADEEPEHLDRYFGEGEGFDLMFNFVLNAHLTYAVGVKDTWPLYRSFEVLPDVSDVGQWANFLRNHDEWNLLKLPWDAFSHAREFFGDDDGDSWIFGRGHRLRLADLYIGDHDRIACAHSLMFALPGTPVVLSGDEIGMGADLDLPERESVRTPMQWSNNEHGGFSTASEADLYHPVIDEGQYGYQEINVADQRPDPDSLLNRISRLIDARTLCTELSTGEFSIVDVEPKEVWVHRIDQGRTALLTAHNLAAEPRTVTVDFDAPADATTRVVGGGDFTIEDGRVTFEMDATDYVWLRGDTRGERVPLGSP
- the sufD gene encoding Fe-S cluster assembly protein SufD, translating into MSATLPANISEETVRKLSEERGEPEWLLETRLSALAALPDVELPDVIQTPGRRWTNLEQFDFEELVDPLAQTEERDLVVPDSDVEVLSFVDALDEYEEVVRDSFGSVIDPERDYLTALSVALFSSGTLVYVPEGVDAEDVKIRTRMEGRSLFNHTLVVTEESASVTILERQSSEPYDGEGMRYYSGLVEVDAGENSYVQYGSLQDLDEETYNYTLKRGDADTYSSVNFIEGNIGSRLTRSDIETELNGDSSETKIVGAFFGHDDQHFDVNARVWHKGEHTTADLVTRGVLDEEARSVYEGVQDVGRDAWDTSSYQRENTLMLSDDSEADASPKLIIHNHDTEASHSATVGQVDKEDLFYMMSRTIPERQARNMLVEGFFVPVLEEIEVDELREDLQEAIAARLR